The Amaranthus tricolor cultivar Red isolate AtriRed21 chromosome 6, ASM2621246v1, whole genome shotgun sequence genome has a segment encoding these proteins:
- the LOC130814558 gene encoding IAA-alanine resistance protein 1 produces the protein MAVSGRSTSVLILFLIFFYCTLDLCSGQQSPASHHSCSRGHHHHDHHHHHDHDHDHHGDRDEVNQSVKKRLLPEELAEEEDLKLYGFASDEIHIHNDHLDGSHSQLSGIGLWIHSMGCSLLVSLASLICLTIVPILSANGTPSKAVVDAMALFGAGAMLGDAFLHQLPHAFSGGHSHAHDHHFHSEDSHSHSHSHAHSLEDLSIGLSILTGIVVFLIVEKVVRYVEEVSGGEHSGMHAHHHHHHRKSSKKHKDKDDTDEKTVQKPLNEKILDGDGDAKQDSRSGSELKKRNRKGSGDKSNKDASEGKLAETKFTKQPSKLVFGYLNLFSDAVHNFTDGMALGSAFLLYGAVGGWSRTLFLLAHELPQEVGDFGILVRSGFSVSKALFFNFLSALVALAGTALALLLGQNPGQSSLIEGFTAGGFTYISIAGVLAEMNNNGSSSLKSSVSQLISLMLGMGVALWISLVE, from the exons ATGGCGGTTTCGGGGAGGAGTACATCCGTTCTCATACTCTTCCTGATTTTCTTCTATTGTACTTTAGATCTATGCAGTGGGCAGCAATCCCCTGCTTCTCACCATTCTTGCTCCCGTGGTCATCACCATCAcgaccaccaccaccatcatgatcatgatcatgatcatcatgGTGATCGTGATGAAGTTAATCAATCAGTAAAGAAGAGGCTGCTTCCAGAAGAGCTTGCTGAAGAAGAAGACCTAAAGTTATATGGCTTTGCATCAGATGAAATCCACATCCATAATGACCACCTTGATGGGTCCCACTCTCAACTTTCTGGCATTG GACTTTGGATTCATTCAATGGGGTGTTCTTTGCTGGTGAGCTTGGCTTCTCTTATCTGCTTGACAATTGTTCCAATATTAAGTG CAAATGGAACACCATCGAAAGCGGTTGTGGATGCAATGGCGCTCTTTGGG GCTGGAGCTATGCTGGGAGATGCTTTTCTGCATCAATTACCTCATGCTTTCA GTGGTGGGCACTCTCATGCGCATGATCATCATTTTCATTCTGAAGATTCACATTCTCATTCTCATTCTCATGCTCATTCTCTTGAAGATCTGTCTATTGGATTGTCAATCCTAA CTGGCATTGTAGTTTTCCTTATTGTGGAGAAGGTTGTTAGGTATGTTGAAGAAGTTTCTGGAGGTGAACATTCAGGAATGCATgctcatcaccaccaccatcatcgTAAAAGCAGTAAAAAGCACAAGGATAAGGATGATACTGACGAGAAGACAGTACAGAAGCCTTTGAATGAGAAAATATTGGATGGAGATGGCGATGCAAAGCAAGATTCTAGATCTGGATCGGAATTGAAAAAG AGAAACAGAAAGGGCAGTGGTGACAAGTCGAATAAAGATGCTTCTGAGGGGAAGTTGGCTGAAACAAAGTTTACAAAACAACCATCAAAGTTGGTCTTTGGTTATCTCAATCTCTTctctgatgctgtg CACAATTTTACTGATGGAATGGCTTTAGGAAGTGCTTTCTTACTCTATGGAGCTGTTGGTGGATGGTCTAGGACTCTATTTTTGCTCGCTCATGAGCTACCTCAAGAG GTTGGCGATTTTGGAATCTTGGTTCGATCAGGTTTCAGCGTCTCGAAGGCTTTATTTTTCAACTTTCTATCAGCACTTGTAGCATTAGCTGGAACAGCACTA GCTTTGCTACTCGGCCAAAATCCAGGACAGTCGTCTCTCATTGAG GGGTTCACAGCTGGTGGATTCACTTATATCTCAATCGCGGGGGTCCTAGCAGAGATGAACAACAATGGGAGCTCTAGTCTAAAAAGTAGTGTAAGCCAATTGATTTCATTGATGTTGGGGATGGGTGTTGCCCTTTGGATTTCTCTTGTAGAGTGA
- the LOC130814559 gene encoding F-box/kelch-repeat protein At3g06240-like: MSSKNLPLEITAQILSQLPVKSLLRFKCVSKSWKTIIESPEFFKLHLKRALKINYYNSSLILKIYRTVTINGSPTIVRALYRAYLNLNDTKLNIRKVSLPPSFNTSLESITMYKNYHINRPEKLVFGKIEVAGSCNGLVLIVSGINHIAVCNPALDQEQGSFKILPCINYCYYSYYYNAPDCHERSYWLSNGIRNYTAIRYFQFRVFGLGYDCISHCYKVASLTAKRALIYTLLKDSRLWREINLPVFNNSYVVQPGNSEKKLFIKAHNHGIALNNHLHWHITEYDPLIFGYSKEMILNFDLHTEKWGELAVPDELNKGYCLHDYISKPYIIELGMLNGCLCILISRGISYDYLELWVMKVYGVKNSWEKLCNLPNGSGIPLVHRKEQQEFLLPGAQHGLGWYNLKEKRIRKVEFHGCEFTGEHYYSTSVKVCTESFVHPFTNMDGVEPEKMHQDGE, from the coding sequence atgtcATCTAAAAATTTGCCCTTAGAAATAACCGCACAAATTTTGTCACAATTACCCGTTAAATCTCTCCTACGATTCAAATGTGTATCCAAGTCATGGAAAACTATCATTGAAAGCCCCGAATTCTTCAAACTCCATTTGAAGCGCGCTCTTAAAATAAACTACTATAATTCCTCTCTTATACTCAAAATCTATCGTACTGTCACGATCAATGGTTCCCCAACCATCGTTCGTGCCTTGTACCGAGCATACCTTAACCTTAATGACACCAAACTCAATATAAGAAAAGTTTCCTTACCTCCATCATTTAATACATCCCTTGAAAGCATTACAATGTACAAAAACTATCATATAAACAGACCTGAAAAGCTGGTCTTTGGAAAAATTGAGGTTGCGGGCTCTTGTAACGGACTTGTTTTGATAGTATCTGGGATAAACCACATTGCCGTCTGCAATCCGGCTCTTGATCAAGAACAAGGAAGCTTCAAAATACTGCCTTGTAtaaactattgttattattcttactaTTACAATGCTCCTGACTGTCATGAACGAAGTTATTGGCTAAGCAATGGAATACGAAATTACACAGCAATTCGATATTTTCAATTCAGGGTTTTCGGGCTTGGATATGATTGCATCAGTCATTGCTATAAAGTTGCAAGTTTAACTGCTAAGAGAGCTCTTATATACACTTTATTGAAAGACAGTCGTTTATGGAGGGAGATAAACTTGCCTGTTTTCAACAATAGTTATGTGGTACAACCAGGTAACTCGGAAAAAAAGCTGTTCATCAAGGCACATAACCATGGAATTGCATTGAACAATCACTTACATTGGCATATTACCGAGTATGATCCACTAATTTTCGGATACTCAAAGGAGATGATTCTAAATTTTGATCTTCATACAGAAAAATGGGGTGAATTGGCAGTACCAGATGAATTAAATAAAGGGTATTGTTTACATGATTACATATCAAAACCCTACATTATAGAGCTAGGAATGTTAAATGGATGTTTATGCATATTAATTTCAAGAGGTATTAGTTATGATTATCTTGAGTTATGGGTCATGAAAGTGTACGGAGTGAAGAATTCGTGGGAAAAATTGTGCAATTTACCAAATGGAAGCGGAATTCCTCTGGTTCATCGCAAAGAGCAGCAAGAATTTCTGCTACCAGGAGCTCAACATGGGTTAGGTTGGTATAATCTAAAAGAGAAGAGAATAAGGAAGGTTGAGTTTCATGGGTGTGAGTTTACTGGAGAGCATTACTATTCTACCAGTGTAAAAGTATGCACTGAAAGTTTCGTTCATCCTTTTACAAATATGGATGGAGTTGAACCTGAAAAAATGCATCAAGATGGAGAATAA